One part of the Megachile rotundata isolate GNS110a chromosome 16, iyMegRotu1, whole genome shotgun sequence genome encodes these proteins:
- the LOC100879001 gene encoding uncharacterized protein LOC100879001 isoform X1 — MNSFNSTIESVQDNCIRYNEDHNCTATNETTGELCGETESLKIIDELQRLYETRIKNVDHELKSEFDQACMKLEISKEWIRNLREENIMLVQVVEDLEQIACSKVKLLEQKLRQSSIIVSDNMSKSNRTKEKINTLSNRISDLEKDEEYMRQKIEFLQSDIRGLLELIRRAVQENKWNLDGIKFLEIQPSDIPAPMNCTCDQGEMSYRKMQSLKVQIEQLQEKEKNMIAYQKELEDKLIDLNTKLQTKEDVITKYISQFQNFSENLKKQAKFEDENPCNSFMAGNKKTCDIMLMADIVENVLKEKDLETRDLQRRLRDVESNLTVIIRDNDININNLKLQLSEKCKTIQEIELQMANLKKDCVKKQEVLIAKMTEKDKLVTCLQKQVANLQEQVHYADLQIQFKKGIIKEMRKKLKQATSKFQETCIASNDCVDMKTCQQNQVISYLTKVKSLMEQEKEDLLNLKIELEKTIEKLCCGTDEEHECDVNDVMHKVTKTIEYINKIYSKKEKSIAVIKSLSHININGHFKLMETLKACASEAQVTMENIKDEMNVIVSTFKFKHDKYADLNKEVLDVENQLIRTQEKISETINQLQLQEEERTRHNQRITSGNIKLKDIKNEINHIQSRFLVHINGIRNNESLMTGYTEMCMCNDLLYSVIEEIEQTSHSLQRCCFTSDLEELKNHLHKANCSIKKLQEKADEALTEHNTVETTFSQKEQKLEQLEKEIDTTHLKIQNILEVIKSSNEQISDDNIAESQLYTQALNEILQTKQNLYKLRKEHDELMFKISQKTLYQECDEKTCLWKSRVTDLQDQVKILQHETKCNVETNNFLRNSIESMEEELRRARVKSENFRRSHSIDNMELKKHIIELENTLKLQREIECTLRQQLSDNEIELKKSKELLTCSNTEHNTEETLSRCGCYQFRHDTMTVPQLFKTLQDTMKSTKYGLQELKAELKKLLCEDAFNYSSSIRSLKNLMDKLQKYEDELDSCSQEIDKLKNTLYSKDKLLENMDEIIRIQKDSIVMTQAELKELHQKLQEKEHLECCVSDVQILKDKLDVLVQSKCCLESKYMHMKKLWHEAEEKLKEFKKEILAPEQAIKFTKDKECQCKVEVVDKECVTKNTSQFYGLKCNSKESYEHELQSEINILIRENEDMKKQLQKYKLDFDIIDKELKIERENDMYTQQILFELQKLRDTGCCLQYENEQLKTDLKKQTNKTEDLLEKLQYIKENDVKFEKLLKKLDDKQLQINNLYSQIMNNEITIKRQTETIEELKKKLNVKNQEIEAYTSELNEMDEVMSALHKQIQSLKNMLNEKSNELVKLQADNKMLKNDNSILRMENNSTENKSKEDIHQLQMMLNNLQVQLRIAEKNYHHVSEDYNKAQEQLIKVTKREADLQECLTNMEKDYCLKLSNIETEKAKLGDCLDKLRDELEEIQRNYSSKSGEHCKLQDICKSYAEQLDILQQQLDKEQEKVKKIEETNCCMAQQLQECREQNCILVKEKATVEQNNCKIISELQETHKSLLELKRECQLKNKSLACISAELTETAISRSELCNQSQYVVSCIRVWMEEQREYVNKLNSTLKSQQQEVLQLEFEKKGLLEEAKKLRRINHLLTQKLKRIHRHGSKNVKNVCVECQILPPTVDIHLPMYSKYSSSQKKLSLTKTARRISAGGNTSWHPKMKYLVNELRKSKLEYNENCYNRVNTNVGLEESRDCGYQSSTSK, encoded by the exons ATGAATTCATTTAATTCCACGATTGAATCTGTTCAAGATAATTGTATTCGTTACAATGAAGACCACAATTGTACTGCTACTAATGAAACTACCGGAGAACTTTGTGGTGAaactgaaagtttgaaaattattgatgAATTACAAAGATTATACGAGACTCGTATTAAAAATGTTGATCACGAACTGAAAAGTGAATTTGATCAAGCTTGC atgaaattagaaatttcaaaagaatGGATTAGGAATTTAAGAGAGGAGAACATCATGTTGGTGCAAGTAGTTGAAGATTTAGAACAAATTGCTTGTAGCAAAGTTAAATTATTAGAACAGAAATTAAGGCAATCATCAATAATAGTTTCTGATAATATGTCAAAATCAAATCGTACAAAAGAA AAGATAAATACACTTTCAAATCGTATCAGCGATTTAGAAAAAGATGAAGAATATATGAGgcagaaaattgaatttcttcagaGTGACATTAGAGGACTATTGGAATTAATACGGCGTGCAGTACAAGAAAACAAGTGGAATTTGGATGGCataaaatttttggaaataCAACCTAGTGACATTCCTGCTCCTAtgaa TTGTACCTGTGACcag GGAGAAATGAGTTACAGAAAGATGCAATCTTTGAAAGTACAAATTGAACAATtgcaagaaaaggaaaaaaatatgATTGC aTATCAAAAAGAATTGGAAGACAAATTAATAGATCTCAACACAAAATTACAAACTAAGGAAGATGTAATAACAAaatacatttctcaatttcaaaattttagtgagaatcttaaaaaacaagcaaaatttgaagatgaaaaTCCATGCAACTCGTTTATGGCGGGTAATAAAAAAACTTGTGAT ATTATGTTAATGGCTGATATTGTGGAAAATGTATTGAAAGAAAAAGACTTAGAAACAAGAGATTTGCAACGGCGTTTGCGCGATGTAGAATCTaatttaacagtaataattcGCGATAatgacataaatataaataatttgaaactgcAGTTAAGTGAAAAATGCAAAACAATTCAAGAAATAGAACTACAGATGGCTAATCTAAAAAAA GATTGTGTAAAAAAACAAGAAGTTTTAATAGCTAAAATGACGGAAAAGGATAAATTAGTAACATGTCTGCAAAAGCAAGTGGCTAATTTGCAGGAACAGGTTCATTATGCAGATTTAcagattcaatttaaaaaaggcATCATTAAAGAAAtgagaaaaaaattgaaacaagcAACTTCTAAG ttTCAGGAAACATGCATTGCTTCAAATGACTGTGTTGATATGAAAACATGCCAACAG AATCAAGTAATATCATATTTAACAAAAGTAAAATCGTTGATGGAACAAGAAAAGGAAGATCTCCTCAACTTAAAAATAGAATTGGAGAAGACTATTGAAAAATTATGCTGTGGAACAGATGAA GAACATGAATGTGATGTGAATGACGTAATGCATAAAGTAACAAAAACtattgaatatataaataaaatatactcaAAAAAGGAGAAATCAATTGCAGTAATTAAGTCATTA TCACATATAAACATTAATGGACACTTTAAATTAATGGAGACACTTAAAGCATGTGCAAGTGAAGCGCAAGTTACCATGGAAAATATTAAGGATGAAATGAACGTGATTGTTTCTACATTTAAGTTTAAACATGATAAG TATGCTGATTTAAACAAAGAAGTTCTGGATGTAGAAAATCAATTAATAAGAACTCAAGAAAAAATTTCAGAGACAATTAATCAACTGCAATTACaa GAAGAGGAAAGAACGAGACATAATCAAAGAATAACTTCAggaaacattaaattaaaagacatcaaaaatgaaataaatcataTTCAATCTCGATTTTTGGTGCATATTAATGGAATACGAAATAAT GAAAGTCTTATGACAGGGTATACAGAAATGTGTATGTGTaatgatttattatattcaGTGATAGAAGAAATAGAACAAACATCACACAGCTTacaa AGATGCTGTTTCACATCAGATCTTGAGGAACTAAAGAATCATCTTCATAAAGCTAACTGTTCCATAAAGAAATTACAGGAAAAGGCAGATGAAGCA TTAACAGAACATAATACAGTTGAAACGACATTTTCTCAAAAGGAACAAAAATTGGAACAATTAGAAAAAGAGATTGATACAActcatttaaaaatacaaaacataTTGGAAGtaattaaatcttcaaatgagcag ATATCTGATGACAATATTGCAGAGTCTCAGCTGTATACACAG gctttaaatgaaatattgcaaactaaacaaaatttatataagtTAAGAAAGGAGCATGACGaattaatgtttaaaatttcgcag AAAACACTTTATCAAGAGTGTGATGAAAAAACGTGTTTATGGAAATCTAGAGTAACTGATTTACAAGATCAAGTTAAAATACTGCAGCATGAG acAAAGTGCAACGTAgaaacaaataattttctaagaaaTAGTATTGAGTCAATGGAAGAAGAACTTCGTAGAGCGCGAGTAAAGTCAGAAAATTTCAGACGATCTCATTCTATAGACAACATGGAATTAAAGAAACATATTATAGAATTAGAAAAtact CTTAAACTACAAAGAGAAATCGAATGTACTCTTCGGCAACAATTAAGTgataatgaaattgaattaaaaaaatctaaGGAACTACTGACGTGTTCA AACACTGAACATAATACTGAAGAAACATTGTCACGCTGTGGATGTTACCAATTTAGACATGATACAatg acTGTACCACAACTATTCAAAACACTTCAAGATACCATGAAGTCAACAAAATATGGTCTTCAAGAACTTAAAgcagaattgaaaaaattg TTGTGTGAGGATGCATTTAACTACAGTTCTTCAATAAGATCCTTGAAGAATTTAATGGACAAGTTACAAAAATATGAAGATGAATTAGATAGTTGTTCCCAAGAAATcgataaacttaaaaatacattatattcTAAAGACAAGCTT ctGGAAAATATGGATGAAATTATTAGGATTCAAAAGGATTCAATTGTAATGACACAAGCTGAATTAAAGGAACTTCATCAGAAGCTGCAGGAAAAG GAACACCTGGAATGTTGTGTAAGTGACGTGCAAATTCTAAAGGACAAG CTTGATGTTTTAGTACAATCAAAATGTTGTTTGGAAAGTAAATATATGCACATGAAAAAGCTATGGCATGAGgcagaagaaaaattaaaagaatttaa AAAAGAAATATTGGCACCAGAGCAAGCAATTAAGTTTACTAAAGATAAAGAATGTCAATGTAAAGTTGAAGTAGTGGATAAAGAATGTGTAACCAAAAATACGTCTCAGTTTTATGGTCTTAAATGTAATAGTAAGGAATCTTATGAGCATGAATTACAATCAGAGATCAATATTCTAATAAGGGAAAATGAAGATATGAAAAAGCAATTGCAGAAGTATAAATTAGATTTTGACATAATTGATAAGGAACTGAAGATAGAAAGAGAAAATGATATGTACACTCAGCAAATTTTATTCGAGTTACAAAAGTTAAGAGATACAGGGTGTTGTTTGCAATATGAAAATGAACAACTTAAAACAGATTTaaaaaaacaaacaaacaaaacggaagatttattagaaaaattacaatatattaaagaaaatgatgtgaaatttgagaaattattgaaaaaattagATGATAAGCAACTGCAG attaacaatttatatagcCAAATTATGAATAATGAAATTACCATAAAAAGGCAAACGGAAACcatcgaagaattgaaaaagaaattaaatgtcAAAAATCAAGAAATTGAAGCATACACATCTGAATTAAATGAAATGGACGAAGTAATGTCAGCCTTACATAAACAAATACAATCGTTAAAGAACATGTTAAATGAAAAATCAAATGAATTAGTAAAATTACAAGCTGACAATAAAATGTTAAAG aacgacaattctatATTAAGAATGGAAAATAATTCTACTGAAAATAAATCAAAAGAAGATATTCATCAATTGCAAATGATG ttaaaCAACTTACAAGTGCAATTACGTATCGCTGAAAAAAATTATCATCATGTATCAGAAGATTATAATAAAGCACAAGAGCAATTAATTAAAGTAACAAAACGTGAAGCTGATTTACAAGAATGTTTGACAAACATG gaAAAAGATTATTGCTTGAAGCTGTCAAATATTGAAACAGAGAAAGCTAAACTTGGAGACTGCTTAGATAAACTAAGGGATGAACTAGAAGAAATTCAAAGAAATTATTCATCAAAAAGTGGAGAGCACTGTAAATTACAAGATATTTGCAAGTCTTATGCAGAACAATTAGATATTTTACAACAGCAG CTTGATAAGGAACAAGAAAAGGTTAAGAAAATAGAAGAAACAAATTGCTGTATGGCGCAACAGTTACAAGAATGCAGAGAACAGAATTGTATTCTTGTTAAAGAAAAAGCTACAGTAGaacaaaataattgcaaaatcaTTTCCGAA CTACAGGAGACTCATAAATCTTTATTGGAACTGAAAAGAGAAtgtcaactaaaaaataaatctttagCTTGTATATCTGCAGAACTAACAGAAACAGCCATAAGTAGATCAGAACTATGTAATCAATCACAATATGTTGTTTCTTGTATTCGGGTTTGGATGGAGGAGCAACGAGAGTATGTAAACAAGCTTAATTCGACATTGAAATCTCAGCAACAAGAGGTATTACAACTTGAATTTGAGAAAAA GGGATTGTTAGAAGAAGCAAAAAAGTTGAGACGAATTAATCATTTACTaacacaaaaattgaaaagaatacATAGACATGGTAGCAAAAATGTTAAGAATGTCTGCGTAGAGTGCCAGATATTGCCACCAACTGTTGATATACATCTCCCAATGTATTCTAAATATTCATCCTCACAAAAG AAACTAAGTCTTACAAAAACAGCCCGCCGTATATCGGCAGGTGGAAATACTTCGTGGCAtcctaaaatgaaatatttagtaaatGAGCTTAGAAAAAGCAAGCTAGAATATAATGAAAATTGCTATAACAGAGTGAATACTAATGTAGGATTAGAAGAAAGTCGGGACTGTGGTTACCAATCATCTACTAGTAAATGA